In Zalophus californianus isolate mZalCal1 chromosome 4, mZalCal1.pri.v2, whole genome shotgun sequence, the following proteins share a genomic window:
- the C4H1orf54 gene encoding uncharacterized protein C1orf54 homolog isoform X5 — protein MHALLITVLAVPLIRDDFGANFTVDYSMFESEDRQNRVDKKVREAAETTFSHETEGADPQKPETLKPMTMEPQSPDLNDAVSSLQSPVPLLLSWALVQGGMYFM, from the exons ATGCATGCCCTCCTCATAACCGTCCTTGCAGTGCCACTTATCCGGG ATGACTTCGGTGCAAATTTCACTGTTGATTACTCCATGTTTGAATCTGAGGACAGACAG AACAGGGTGGATAAGAAGGTAAGGGAAGCAGCAGAGACTACCTTTAGTCATGAAACAGAAGGTGCAGACCCTCAGAAGCCTGAAACACTGAAACCAATGACAATGGAACCA CAGAGTCCAGATCTGAACGATGCTGTATCCAGTCTGCAGAGTCCTGTTCCCCTCCTCCTGTCCTGGGCCCTCGTTCAGGGGGGGATGTATTTCATGTAG
- the APH1A gene encoding gamma-secretase subunit APH-1A, translating into MGGGHGAAAGFVPSSASVEEVARTCIWGFGVPPPLPRGPGVTLHRAPHGVASPPQADSPASVLPLSTPLGQAFHPAPSCPAMGAAVFFGCTFVAFGPAFALFLITVAGDPLRVIILVAGAFFWLVSLLLASVVWFILVHVTDRSDARLQYGLLIFGAAVSVLLQEVFRFAYYKLLKKADEGLASLSEDGRSPISIRQMAYVSGLSFGIISGVFSVINILADALGPGVVGIHGDSPYYFLTSAFLTAAIILLHTFWGVVFFDACERRRYWALGLVVGSHLLTSGLTFLNPWYEASLLPIYAVTVSMGLWAFITAGGSLRSIQRSLSCRRQEDSRVMVYSALRIPPED; encoded by the exons ATGGGAGGAGGCCATGGGGCTGCGGCGGGGTTTGTTCCCTCCTCGGCTTCCGTAGAGGAAGTCGCGCGGACCTGTATCTGGGGTTTCggtgtcccccctccccttccccgggGTCCGGGGGTGACATTGCACCGCGCCCCTCACGGGGTCGCGTCGCCACCCCAAGCGGACTCCCCAGCTAGCGTCCTCCCCCTATCAACCCCTCTTGGCCAGGCTTTCCACCCCGCCCCCAGTTGCCCAGCCATGGGGGCCGCAGTGTTTTTCGGATGCACTTTCGTCGCTTTCGGCCCGGCCTTTGCGCTTTTCTTGATCACTGTGGCTGGGGACCCTCTTCGCGTAATCATCCTGGTCGCGGG GGCATTTTTCTGGCTGGTCTCCTTGCTCTTGGCCTCTGTGGTCTGGTTCATCTTGGTCCATGTGACCGACCGTTCAGATGCCCGGCTCCAGTATGGCCTCCTGATTTTTGGTGCTGCGGTCTCCGTCCTTCTACAGGAGGTGTTCCGCTTTGCCTACTACAAGCTGCTTAA GAAGGCAGATGAGGGGTTAGCATCGCTGAGTGAGGACGGAAGATCACCCATCTCCATCCGCCAGATGGCCTATG ttTCTGGTCTTTCCTTCGGTATCATCAGTGGTGTCTTCTCTGTTATCAATATTTTGGCTGATGCGCTCGGGCCAGGTGTGGTTGGCATCCATGGAGACTCACCCTATTACTTCCTGACTTCAG cctttCTGACAGCAGCCATTATCCTGCTCCACACCTTTTGGGGAGTTGTGTTCTTTGATGCCTGTGAGAGGAGACGGTACTGGGCTTTGGGCCTGGTGGTTGGGAGTCACCTACTGACCTCGGGACTG ACATTCCTGAACCCCTGGTACGAGGCCAGCCTGCTGCCCATCTATGCAGTCACTGTTTCCATGGGGCTTTGGGCCTTCATCACAGCTGGAGGTTCCCTCCGAAGTATCCAGCGCAGCCTCTCGT gCCGACGGCAGGAGGACAGTCGGGTGATGGTGTATTCTGCCCTGCGCATCCCACCCGAGGACTGA
- the CA14 gene encoding carbonic anhydrase 14 isoform X1 has protein sequence MLFFTLLLEVIWILAAEGGQHWTYEGPHGQDHWPASYPECGSNAQSPINIQTDRVTFDPELPALQPHGYDQPSTEPLDLHNNGHTVQLSLPPTMYLEGLPRKYVAAQLHLHWGETGSLGGSEHQINSEATVAELHIVHYDSDSYDSLSEAAPKPQGLAVLGILIEVGETKNPVYEHILSHLHEIRHKDQKTSVPPFNVGELLPPQLDQFFRYNGSLTTPPCYQSVLWTVFSRRAQISMGQLEELQETLFSTEEVPSKLLVRNYRAPQPLNQRTVFASFIQARSSYTTGEMLSLGVGILVGCLCLLLAVYFIARKIRKKRLGNRKSVVFTSARATEA, from the exons ATGTTGTTCTTCACTCTCCTGCTGGAGGTGATTTGGATCCTGGCTGCCGAAGGGG GTCAACACTGGACATATGAGG GCCCACATGGTCAAGACCACTGGCCAGCCTCTTACCCTGAGTGTGGAAGCAATGCCCAATCCCCCATCAATATCCAGACAGACAGAGTGACTTTTGACCCTGAGTTGCCCGCTCTGCAGCCCCATGGATATGACCAGCCTAGCACTGAACCTTTGGACCTGCACAACAATGGCCACACAG TGCAACTCTCTCTGCCCCCTACCATGTATCTGGAGGGACTTCCTCGAAAATATGTAGCTGCCCAGCTCCACCTGCACTGGGGTGAGACAGGGTCCCTGGGCGGATCAGAGCACCAGATCAACAGTGAAGCCACAGTTGCAGAG ctccacATTGTACATTATGATTCTGATTCCTATGACAGCTTGAGTGAGGCTGCTCCGAAGCCTCAGGGCCTGGCTGTCTTGGGCATCCTCATTGAG gTGGGTGAGACCAAGAATCCAGTTTATGAACACATCCTGAGTCACTTGCATGAAATTAGGCATAAAG ATCAGAAGACTTCAGTGCCTCCCTTCAACGTGGGAGAGCTGCTCCCCCCACAGCTGGACCAGTTCTTCCGCTACAACGGCTCGCTCACCACACCCCCCTGCTACCAGAGCGTGCTCTGGACAGTCTTCAGTCGAAGGGCTCAGATTTCGATGGGACAG CTGGAAGAGCTTCAGGAGACATTGTTCTCCACAGAAGAGGTGCCCTCTAAGCTCCTGGTACGGAACTACCGAGCCCCCCAGCCTCTCAATCAGCGAACAGTCTTTGCTTCTTTCATCCAAG CGAGATCCTCCTACACTACAG GTGAAATGCTGAGTTTAGGAGTGGGAATCTTGGTTGGCTGTCTTTGTCTTCTACTGGCTGTTTATTTCATCGCTAGGAAGATTCG GAAGAAGAGGCTAGGAAACCGGAAAAGCGTGGTCTTCACCTCCGCACGGGCCACAGAGGCATAG
- the C4H1orf54 gene encoding uncharacterized protein C1orf54 homolog isoform X1 yields the protein MHALLITVLAVPLIRGVPDAPIGQEYKDEEGLGEDDYYQVVYYYTVTPNYDDFGANFTVDYSMFESEDRQNRVDKKVREAAETTFSHETEGADPQKPETLKPMTMEPQSPDLNDAVSSLQSPVPLLLSWALVQGGMYFM from the exons ATGCATGCCCTCCTCATAACCGTCCTTGCAGTGCCACTTATCCGGG GAGTTCCAGATGCCCCCATAGGACAAGAATATAAGGATGAAGAAGGACTGGGAGAGGATGATTATTATCAGGTGGTCTATTATTACACAGTCACCCCCAATTACG ATGACTTCGGTGCAAATTTCACTGTTGATTACTCCATGTTTGAATCTGAGGACAGACAG AACAGGGTGGATAAGAAGGTAAGGGAAGCAGCAGAGACTACCTTTAGTCATGAAACAGAAGGTGCAGACCCTCAGAAGCCTGAAACACTGAAACCAATGACAATGGAACCA CAGAGTCCAGATCTGAACGATGCTGTATCCAGTCTGCAGAGTCCTGTTCCCCTCCTCCTGTCCTGGGCCCTCGTTCAGGGGGGGATGTATTTCATGTAG
- the CIART gene encoding circadian-associated transcriptional repressor isoform X2 — MDSPASISSCSSYSLCSSFSTSPGNSDFGLPSDSEGEDKAAHGPRSDPVGQRGGSRPSPGPIRCRQRPKVSSNQHTAASHLEQRGLASPMAGSGVKRSRDGGLQTNMIIQGCTTEGDLLFAQKCKELQGFIRPLTDLLNGLKMGRFERGLSSFQQSVAMDRIQRIVGVLQKPQMGERYLGTLLQVEGMLKTWFPHIAAQKSSLGNSRHQLTKHFPSHHSYSAAASPVPPMEKMDQTQLGHLLLKPKQPWHLTEWPTMHLTWIHTTPICNPPLSSPVPAATASVVIPGDPKKLPGEGPHCHTLPVTLP; from the exons ATGGATTCTCCAGCTAgcatttcttcctgttcttcctactctctctgttcctctttttCCACCTCCCCAGGGAACAGTGACTTTGGCCTCCCCTCCGATAGTGAGGGGGAGGACAAGGCTGCCCATGGCCCCAGGTCAGACCCTGTTGGGCAAAGGGGAGGTTCTCGGCCTAGCCCCGGTCCTATCCGGTGCAGGCAACGGCCCAAGGTTTCCAGCAACCAACATACAGCAGCATCTCACTTGGAACAGCGGGGCCTGGCCTCTCCCATGGCAGGATCTGGGGTCAAAAGATCAAGAGATGGTGGATTACAGACCAACATGATCATCCAGGGTTGTACCACAGAAGGAGACCTGCTTTTTGCTCAGAAG TGTAAAGAGCTTCAAGGATTCATCCGCCCTCTCACAGACCTACTGAATGGGCTGAAGATGGGTCGATTTGAGAGAG GATTGAGCAGTTTCCAGCAGAGCGTGGCAATGGATAGAATCCAGCGTATTGTAGGCGTTTTGCAGAAGCCACAGATGGG GGAACGTTACCTAGGAACCTTGCTACAGGTAGAAGGGATGTTAAAGACTTGGTTTCCTCATATAGCTGCCCAGAAATCATCACTGGGTAATAGCAGGCACCAGCTGACCAAG CATTTTCCAAGCCACCACAGTTACtcagctgctgcttctcctgtACCTCCAATGGAAAAGATGGACCAGACACAGCTAGGACATCTACTGTTGAAACCAAAGCAGCCTTGGCACCTCACTGAATGGCCAACCATGCACCTCACTTGGATCCACACCACTCCAATTTGCAACCCCCCACTCAGTTCCCCAG TTCCAGCTGCTACAGCATCTGTGGTCATCCCTGGTGATCCTAAGAAACTCCCTGGAGAGGGACCTCATTGCCACACTTTGCCAGTAACTCTGCCATAA
- the CIART gene encoding circadian-associated transcriptional repressor isoform X1: MDSPASISSCSSYSLCSSFSTSPGNSDFGLPSDSEGEDKAAHGPRSDPVGQRGGSRPSPGPIRCRQRPKVSSNQHTAASHLEQRGLASPMAGSGVKRSRDGGLQTNMIIQGCTTEGDLLFAQKCKELQGFIRPLTDLLNGLKMGRFERGLSSFQQSVAMDRIQRIVGVLQKPQMGERYLGTLLQVEGMLKTWFPHIAAQKSSLGNSRHQLTKHFPSHHSYSAAASPVPPMEKMDQTQLGHLLLKPKQPWHLTEWPTMHLTWIHTTPICNPPLSSPGTISFSHGPLGTGASIGVILFVQHGVQPFTHSAPTTPVPAATASVVIPGDPKKLPGEGPHCHTLPVTLP, translated from the exons ATGGATTCTCCAGCTAgcatttcttcctgttcttcctactctctctgttcctctttttCCACCTCCCCAGGGAACAGTGACTTTGGCCTCCCCTCCGATAGTGAGGGGGAGGACAAGGCTGCCCATGGCCCCAGGTCAGACCCTGTTGGGCAAAGGGGAGGTTCTCGGCCTAGCCCCGGTCCTATCCGGTGCAGGCAACGGCCCAAGGTTTCCAGCAACCAACATACAGCAGCATCTCACTTGGAACAGCGGGGCCTGGCCTCTCCCATGGCAGGATCTGGGGTCAAAAGATCAAGAGATGGTGGATTACAGACCAACATGATCATCCAGGGTTGTACCACAGAAGGAGACCTGCTTTTTGCTCAGAAG TGTAAAGAGCTTCAAGGATTCATCCGCCCTCTCACAGACCTACTGAATGGGCTGAAGATGGGTCGATTTGAGAGAG GATTGAGCAGTTTCCAGCAGAGCGTGGCAATGGATAGAATCCAGCGTATTGTAGGCGTTTTGCAGAAGCCACAGATGGG GGAACGTTACCTAGGAACCTTGCTACAGGTAGAAGGGATGTTAAAGACTTGGTTTCCTCATATAGCTGCCCAGAAATCATCACTGGGTAATAGCAGGCACCAGCTGACCAAG CATTTTCCAAGCCACCACAGTTACtcagctgctgcttctcctgtACCTCCAATGGAAAAGATGGACCAGACACAGCTAGGACATCTACTGTTGAAACCAAAGCAGCCTTGGCACCTCACTGAATGGCCAACCATGCACCTCACTTGGATCCACACCACTCCAATTTGCAACCCCCCACTCAGTTCCCCAGGTACCATTTCCTTTAGCCATGGTCCTTTAGGCACTGGGGCCAGCATTGGTGTCATCCTTTTTGTCCAGCATGGAGTGCAGCCCTTCACCCACTCTGCCCCAACCACTCCAGTTCCAGCTGCTACAGCATCTGTGGTCATCCCTGGTGATCCTAAGAAACTCCCTGGAGAGGGACCTCATTGCCACACTTTGCCAGTAACTCTGCCATAA
- the C4H1orf54 gene encoding uncharacterized protein C1orf54 homolog isoform X3, whose translation MHALLITVLAVPLIRGVPDAPIGQEYKDEEGLGEDDYYQVVYYYTVTPNYDDFGANFTVDYSMFESEDRQNRVDKKVREAAETTFSHETEGADPQKPETLKPMTMEPEKKGCYNSLDGDSGRGNWKINK comes from the exons ATGCATGCCCTCCTCATAACCGTCCTTGCAGTGCCACTTATCCGGG GAGTTCCAGATGCCCCCATAGGACAAGAATATAAGGATGAAGAAGGACTGGGAGAGGATGATTATTATCAGGTGGTCTATTATTACACAGTCACCCCCAATTACG ATGACTTCGGTGCAAATTTCACTGTTGATTACTCCATGTTTGAATCTGAGGACAGACAG AACAGGGTGGATAAGAAGGTAAGGGAAGCAGCAGAGACTACCTTTAGTCATGAAACAGAAGGTGCAGACCCTCAGAAGCCTGAAACACTGAAACCAATGACAATGGAACCA gagaaaaaaggCTGCTACAACTCTTTGGATGGGGACTCGGGAAGAGGAAATtggaagataaataaatga
- the C4H1orf54 gene encoding uncharacterized protein C1orf54 homolog isoform X4 codes for MHALLITVLAVPLIRGVPDAPIGQEYKDEEGLGEDDYYQVVYYYTVTPNYDDFGANFTVDYSMFESEDRQNRVDKKQSPDLNDAVSSLQSPVPLLLSWALVQGGMYFM; via the exons ATGCATGCCCTCCTCATAACCGTCCTTGCAGTGCCACTTATCCGGG GAGTTCCAGATGCCCCCATAGGACAAGAATATAAGGATGAAGAAGGACTGGGAGAGGATGATTATTATCAGGTGGTCTATTATTACACAGTCACCCCCAATTACG ATGACTTCGGTGCAAATTTCACTGTTGATTACTCCATGTTTGAATCTGAGGACAGACAG AACAGGGTGGATAAGAAG CAGAGTCCAGATCTGAACGATGCTGTATCCAGTCTGCAGAGTCCTGTTCCCCTCCTCCTGTCCTGGGCCCTCGTTCAGGGGGGGATGTATTTCATGTAG
- the CA14 gene encoding carbonic anhydrase 14 isoform X3, whose product MRTDRVTFDPELPALQPHGYDQPSTEPLDLHNNGHTVQLSLPPTMYLEGLPRKYVAAQLHLHWGETGSLGGSEHQINSEATVAELHIVHYDSDSYDSLSEAAPKPQGLAVLGILIEVGETKNPVYEHILSHLHEIRHKDQKTSVPPFNVGELLPPQLDQFFRYNGSLTTPPCYQSVLWTVFSRRAQISMGQLEELQETLFSTEEVPSKLLVRNYRAPQPLNQRTVFASFIQARSSYTTGEMLSLGVGILVGCLCLLLAVYFIARKIRKKRLGNRKSVVFTSARATEA is encoded by the exons ATGAGG ACAGACAGAGTGACTTTTGACCCTGAGTTGCCCGCTCTGCAGCCCCATGGATATGACCAGCCTAGCACTGAACCTTTGGACCTGCACAACAATGGCCACACAG TGCAACTCTCTCTGCCCCCTACCATGTATCTGGAGGGACTTCCTCGAAAATATGTAGCTGCCCAGCTCCACCTGCACTGGGGTGAGACAGGGTCCCTGGGCGGATCAGAGCACCAGATCAACAGTGAAGCCACAGTTGCAGAG ctccacATTGTACATTATGATTCTGATTCCTATGACAGCTTGAGTGAGGCTGCTCCGAAGCCTCAGGGCCTGGCTGTCTTGGGCATCCTCATTGAG gTGGGTGAGACCAAGAATCCAGTTTATGAACACATCCTGAGTCACTTGCATGAAATTAGGCATAAAG ATCAGAAGACTTCAGTGCCTCCCTTCAACGTGGGAGAGCTGCTCCCCCCACAGCTGGACCAGTTCTTCCGCTACAACGGCTCGCTCACCACACCCCCCTGCTACCAGAGCGTGCTCTGGACAGTCTTCAGTCGAAGGGCTCAGATTTCGATGGGACAG CTGGAAGAGCTTCAGGAGACATTGTTCTCCACAGAAGAGGTGCCCTCTAAGCTCCTGGTACGGAACTACCGAGCCCCCCAGCCTCTCAATCAGCGAACAGTCTTTGCTTCTTTCATCCAAG CGAGATCCTCCTACACTACAG GTGAAATGCTGAGTTTAGGAGTGGGAATCTTGGTTGGCTGTCTTTGTCTTCTACTGGCTGTTTATTTCATCGCTAGGAAGATTCG GAAGAAGAGGCTAGGAAACCGGAAAAGCGTGGTCTTCACCTCCGCACGGGCCACAGAGGCATAG
- the CA14 gene encoding carbonic anhydrase 14 isoform X2 encodes MLFFTLLLEVIWILAAEGGQHWTYEGESRTQGLPLPLPHWDLFTCPEDFCRTDRVTFDPELPALQPHGYDQPSTEPLDLHNNGHTVQLSLPPTMYLEGLPRKYVAAQLHLHWGETGSLGGSEHQINSEATVAELHIVHYDSDSYDSLSEAAPKPQGLAVLGILIEVGETKNPVYEHILSHLHEIRHKDQKTSVPPFNVGELLPPQLDQFFRYNGSLTTPPCYQSVLWTVFSRRAQISMGQLEELQETLFSTEEVPSKLLVRNYRAPQPLNQRTVFASFIQARSSYTTGEMLSLGVGILVGCLCLLLAVYFIARKIRKKRLGNRKSVVFTSARATEA; translated from the exons ATGTTGTTCTTCACTCTCCTGCTGGAGGTGATTTGGATCCTGGCTGCCGAAGGGG GTCAACACTGGACATATGAGGGTGAGAGCAGAACCCAAGGCCTTCCGCTACCCCTTCCACACTGGGACCTCTTCACCTGCCCGGAAGACTTCTGTCGA ACAGACAGAGTGACTTTTGACCCTGAGTTGCCCGCTCTGCAGCCCCATGGATATGACCAGCCTAGCACTGAACCTTTGGACCTGCACAACAATGGCCACACAG TGCAACTCTCTCTGCCCCCTACCATGTATCTGGAGGGACTTCCTCGAAAATATGTAGCTGCCCAGCTCCACCTGCACTGGGGTGAGACAGGGTCCCTGGGCGGATCAGAGCACCAGATCAACAGTGAAGCCACAGTTGCAGAG ctccacATTGTACATTATGATTCTGATTCCTATGACAGCTTGAGTGAGGCTGCTCCGAAGCCTCAGGGCCTGGCTGTCTTGGGCATCCTCATTGAG gTGGGTGAGACCAAGAATCCAGTTTATGAACACATCCTGAGTCACTTGCATGAAATTAGGCATAAAG ATCAGAAGACTTCAGTGCCTCCCTTCAACGTGGGAGAGCTGCTCCCCCCACAGCTGGACCAGTTCTTCCGCTACAACGGCTCGCTCACCACACCCCCCTGCTACCAGAGCGTGCTCTGGACAGTCTTCAGTCGAAGGGCTCAGATTTCGATGGGACAG CTGGAAGAGCTTCAGGAGACATTGTTCTCCACAGAAGAGGTGCCCTCTAAGCTCCTGGTACGGAACTACCGAGCCCCCCAGCCTCTCAATCAGCGAACAGTCTTTGCTTCTTTCATCCAAG CGAGATCCTCCTACACTACAG GTGAAATGCTGAGTTTAGGAGTGGGAATCTTGGTTGGCTGTCTTTGTCTTCTACTGGCTGTTTATTTCATCGCTAGGAAGATTCG GAAGAAGAGGCTAGGAAACCGGAAAAGCGTGGTCTTCACCTCCGCACGGGCCACAGAGGCATAG
- the C4H1orf54 gene encoding uncharacterized protein C1orf54 homolog isoform X2, whose amino-acid sequence MHALLITVLAVPLIRGVPDAPIGQEYKDEEGLGEDDYYQVVYYYTVTPNYDDFGANFTVDYSMFESEDRQNRVDKKVREAAETTFSHETEGADPQKPETLKPMTMEPSPDLNDAVSSLQSPVPLLLSWALVQGGMYFM is encoded by the exons ATGCATGCCCTCCTCATAACCGTCCTTGCAGTGCCACTTATCCGGG GAGTTCCAGATGCCCCCATAGGACAAGAATATAAGGATGAAGAAGGACTGGGAGAGGATGATTATTATCAGGTGGTCTATTATTACACAGTCACCCCCAATTACG ATGACTTCGGTGCAAATTTCACTGTTGATTACTCCATGTTTGAATCTGAGGACAGACAG AACAGGGTGGATAAGAAGGTAAGGGAAGCAGCAGAGACTACCTTTAGTCATGAAACAGAAGGTGCAGACCCTCAGAAGCCTGAAACACTGAAACCAATGACAATGGAACCA AGTCCAGATCTGAACGATGCTGTATCCAGTCTGCAGAGTCCTGTTCCCCTCCTCCTGTCCTGGGCCCTCGTTCAGGGGGGGATGTATTTCATGTAG